Proteins from a single region of Echeneis naucrates chromosome 14, fEcheNa1.1, whole genome shotgun sequence:
- the fez1 gene encoding fasciculation and elongation protein zeta-1 yields the protein MEAPLVCLDEEFEDLRPCRMDELEHPELDHSSYSPTVTTTTIPLNSITREDFSELENFSEMMSFKSMEDLVNEFDEKLNVCFHNYNTKTEGLAPIRNQSHNQEDEERLQDEDVWDALTDNYISTWDGPDSEGHNGNLSDQEIHEKEEEEMNEKNDNAKCLNDEPLITADQVIEEIVEMMENSPDPGETEEEDEEESSHCSSRTSPSLLEEIRQLSQASNNNCSYEGLSLMPSSSLVELLHRVEAAIREYSEELVSQLARRDELEFEKEVKNTFITALMEVQNRQREQRDSSKRRRRDKALSLQGTGTQPVNGGNTGSTGRTEKTGGMPVKRFSMEGLSSILQTGIRQTFGSTGNEKQYLNTVIPYEKKGTPPSVDDLQMLTKILFAMKEDSEKVPTLLTDYILKVLCPT from the exons caccaccaccatccccCTGAATTCCATCACCAGGGAAGACTTCTCTGAGTTGGAGAACTTCTCTGAGATGATGAGCTTCAAGTCGATGGAAGATCTGGTCAATGAGTTTGACGAGAAGCTTAATGTCTGCTTCCACAATTACAACACCAAGACGGAGGGCCTGGCACCCATACGGAACCAGTCACACAACCAGGAGGACGAGGAGCGGCTGCAGGATGAGGA TGTGTGGGATGCTCTGACTGACAACTACATCTCCACCTGGGACGGCCCTGACTCAGAAGGACACAACGGCAACCTTTCTGACCAGGAG ATCCAcgaaaaagaggaggaggagatgaacgAGAAAAATGACAATGCCAAATGCCTCAATGATGAACCTCTCATCACAGCagatcag GTCATTGAGGAAATAGTTGAAATGATGGAAAACTCTCCGGATCCTGGTgaaactgaggaagaggatgaggaggagagcagccaCTGCTCCTCCAGGACAAGCCCCTCCCTGCTGGAGGAGATCAGACAGCTGTCTCAGGCCTCCAACAACAACTGCTCCTATGAAG GCCTGAGTCTAATGCCCAGCTCATCActtgtggagctgctgcaccGGGTGGAGGCTGCCATTCGTGAGTACTCAGAGGAGCTGGTCAGCCAGCTGGCTCGGCGCGATGAGCTGGAGTTTGAGAAGGAAGTGAAAAACACGTTCATCACGGCCCTGATGGAAGTGCAgaacaggcagagagagcagcGAGACAGCAGCAAACGCAGACGCCGGGACAAGGCCCTGAGCCTGCAGGGGACAGGGACACAACCCGTGAACGGAGGGAACACAGGCTCCACGGGACGCACAGAGAAGACAGGGGGCATGCCTGTCAAG CGTTTCAGCATGGAGGGGCTGTCCAGCATCCTGCAGACAGGCATCAGACAAACATTTGGAAGCACTGGAAATGAGAAACAg tatCTAAACACGGTTATTCCATACGAGAAGAAAGGCACCCCTCCATCTGTTGATGACCTGCAGATGCTCACAAAAA TTCTTTTTGCAATGAAAGAGGACAGTGAGAAGGTGCCTACACTGCTAACTGACTACATATTAAAAG TCTTGTGTCCTACCTAA